From one Solanum stenotomum isolate F172 chromosome 12, ASM1918654v1, whole genome shotgun sequence genomic stretch:
- the LOC125849068 gene encoding plant UBX domain-containing protein 1, producing MIVDSASATKRQRFTVVDPMELESAKAKLAAAKEKFGCEIRVFETATASSVPPDVSSNVLEEPEDFYEFTPEDYYRLLGTKKEEKHLKTKKIREAEEAVRRARITKAVIRVRFPDNYILEATFHPSETIKSLLDLLVKVIARPELPFYIYTTPPKKQIKDFSQDFYSAGFIPGAVVYFSYDLPKGDDGAAASGSYLQEEVMSLQGLDSMIEKMEPGEPSRGESPTTKPPPSVPDQKPAADKKKIKPKWLKL from the exons ATGATAGTTGATTCTGCATCAGCTACAAAGCGCCAGAGATTCACCGTCGTTGATCCAATGGAGTTGGAATCAGCTAAG GCGAAGCTTGCTGCTGCAAAAGAAAAGTTTGGATGTGAAATCCGTGTATTTGAAACAGCAACAGCTTCTTCAGTGCCTCCTGATGTTTCCAGCAATG TGTTAGAGGAGCCCGAAGACTTCTATGAGTTCACTCCGGAGGATTATTATCGACTTTTGGGAACTAAAAAAGAAG AGAAGCACTTGAAGACGAAGAAAATTCGTGAGGCAGAAGAAGCTGTGCGCAGAGCAAGGATAACTAAG GCTGTAATCAGAGTACGCTTCCCGGATAATTATATATTGGAGGCCACATTTCATCCGTCAGAGACAATCAAGAGCTTACTTGACCTTCTTGTGAAAGTGATTGCTCGCCCTGAACTGCCTTTCTATATCT ATACCACTCCTCCTAAGAAGCAAATAAAAGATTTTTCTCAGGATTTCTATTCTGCTGGATTTATTCCTGGTGCTGTTGTTTATTTCTCTTACGATCTACCCAAAG GTGATGATGGTGCTGCAGCATCAGGATCCTATCTTCAAGAAGAGGTCATGTCTTTGCAAGGATTGGATTCTATGATAGAGAAGATGGAGCCTGGTGAACCTAGCAGAGGTGAATCTCCAACAACCAAACCCCCTCCTTCAGTGCCAGATCAAAAGCCTGCTGctgataagaagaaaattaagcCAAAGTGGTTGAAACTGTGA